The proteins below are encoded in one region of Colletotrichum lupini chromosome 5, complete sequence:
- a CDS encoding transient receptor potential ion channel codes for RLHLPRSIVYQRRYWTTVKRITSYSNPDHLDDLPPTMRLSLAKPLLLLGTLATYLTTPVLAAEQLLQSNSLNTCQDDSSFTASLFNVVFTPGNGSAAINIVAVSSVQGSIVFDVSISAYGYEFLRRTVDPCSINLAGLCPMTAGKITMNFNLPVGEDAVGQIPGIAYNIPDLDATVRVFVNLTDTSTSVACVEADISNGKTVDLIGVKWATAIIAGLGLISSAVISGLGHTNTAAHVAANTLSLFGYFQSQAIVGLTGVHLPPIVQSWTQDFVWSMGIIRVQFMQDIFTWYQRATGGTPSTLLNSLTTTSVQVEKRSMDWALSAARMAKRGISSVPSIIAKRANIQLSSGSYIVFGIQRVAFRAKIESTNLFMTGLSFFCVFVIFTVLGVAAFKGFCELAVRQKWMKSEKFLEFRNGWFTVLKGILFRMTLIGFPQMTILCLWEFTQADSAAEVVLAVFFLFGMALTLGWASFKVIRIARRSVAMHRNPAYILFSDPQALNKWGFLYVQFRASAYYFIVPTLGYTVVKGMFVAFAQRNGTIQAIAFVIIEAAALIAASVLRPWMDKSTNSFNIAICVMNFLNAVFLLIFSDVFGAPALVNGIVGVVLFIANAAFALILLLLVIVSSTLIYFRKNPDARYQFMADDRASFMKSQTQLNTTTELDALAATARGDKAHYNKGLDLDDDNDSISSESMRRRADPSGVALPPSTAQSAAPSQHSQRPGGQQHGQAPHSPVDPSMPLFPADNRNPYGQGPTRTPSPYNGSASTLGANNHNQYRNQNNASPAQYRSQNNASPWQRGAGYEH; via the exons CGGCTTCATCTTCCGCGCTCCATCGTCTACCAACGACGATACTGGACCACAGTCAAGCGGATCACCTCTTACTCTAACCCAGACCATCTCGACGACCTACCACCCACCATGAGGTTGTCACTCGCTAAGCCGTTGCTTCTGCTCGGCACCCTGGCCACCTACCTCACTACGCCAGTCCTTGCTGCTGAGCAGTTGCTCCAGTCAAACTCTCTCAACACCTGCCAGGATGATTCCAGCTTCACAGCCAGTCTGTTCAACGTTGTCTTCACCCCCGGCAATGGAAGTGCCGCAATCAACATTGTCGCCGTCTCCTCTGTTCAGGGCAGCATTGTCTTTGATGTCTCTATTTCGGCTTACGGCTACGAGTTCCTGAGGCGCACTGTTGACCCCTGCAGCATCAACCTCGCTGGTCTGTGCCCCATGACTGCCGGAAAGATCACCATGAACTTCAACTTGCCTGTTGGTGAGGATGCCGTTGGCCAGATTCCGGGCATTGCCTACAACATTCCCGATCTCGACGCTACCGTCCGTGTCTTCGTCAACTTGACCGACACCTCCACTAGTGTGGCTTGCGTTGAGGCTGATATTTCCAACGGAAAGACTGTCGACTTGATTGGTGTCAAGTGGGCTACCGCCATCATCGCCGGCTTGGGACTGATCTCTTCCGCCGTTATTTCTGGTCTCGGTCACACCAACACCGCTGCCCACGTTGCCGCCAACACGCTATCGCTTTTCGGCTACTTCCAGTCTCAGGCTATTGTTGGTCTCACCGGTGTTCACCTGCCGCCTATTGTCCAGTCATGGACTCAGGACTTCGTTTGGTCTATGGGTATCATCCGCGTCCAGTTCATGCAGGATATATTCACATGGTACCAGCGGGCAACTGGTGGAACTCCTTCCACTCTCCTCAACTCCTTGACGACCACTTCTGTCCAGGTTGAGAAGCGTTCCATGGATTGGGCCCTTTCCGCCGCCAGAATGGCCAAGCGTGGCATTTCTTCCGTTCCCTCCATCATCGCCAAGAGAGCCAACATTCAGCTTTCCTCCGGCAGCTACATCGTGTTCGGAATCCAGAGAGTTGCCTTCCGCGCCAAGATCGAATCGACTAATCTCTTCATGACTGGCTTGTCCTTCTTCTGCGTTTTCGTCATCTTCACCGTTCTTGGCGTCGCCGCCTTCAAGGGATTCTGCGAGTTGGCTGTCCGACAGAAGTGGATGAAGAGCGAGAAGTTCCTCGAGTTCCGCAACGGCTGGTTCACTGTCCTGAAGGGAATCCTCTTCCGTATGACGTTGATTGGTTTCCCCCAAATGACGATTCTCTGCCTCTGGGAGTTCACCCAGGCTGACTCCGCGGCTGAGGTTGTTCTCGctgtcttcttcctcttcggtATGGCTCTCACCCTCGGATGGGCTTCCTTCAAGGTTATCAGAATCGCGCGTCGCTCCGTGGCCATGCATCGCAACCCGGCCTACATCCTCTTCTCGGACCCGCAGGCCCTTAACAAGTGGGGTTTCCTCTACGTTCAGTTCCGCGCTTCGGCATACTACTTCATCGTCCCTACGCTTGGCTACACTGTTGTCAAGGGAATGTTCGTCGCCTTTGCCCAGCGCAACGGAACCATTCAGGCCATTGCCTTCGTCATCATTGAGGCTGCTGCGCTCATCGCTGCCAGTGTTTTGCGCCCTTGGATGGATAAGAGCACCAACTCGTTCAACATTGCCATCTGCGTCATGAACTTCCTCAACGCCGTTTTCCTGCTCATCTTCTCCGACGTTTTCGGTGCCCCGGCTCTTGTAAACGGTATCGTCGGTGTGGTTCTTTTCATCGCCAACGCGGCTTTCGCTCTGATCCTGCTGCTGCTTGTTATTGTCAGCAGCACATTGATCTACTTCCGCAAGAACCCTGATGCTCGCTACCAGTTCATGGCCGATGACCGAGCCTCCTTCATGAAGTCCCAGACCCAGCTCAACACCACTACTGAGTTGGACGCGTTGGCTGCGACTGCCCGAGGTGACAAGGCCCACTACAACAAGGGACTCGACCTCGATGACGACAATGACTCCATCTCTTCTGAGTCCATGCGTCGCCGAGCGGACCCCTCTGGTGTTGCTTTGCCGCCATCGACTGCCCAGTCAGCTGCGCCCTCTCAGCACTCTCAGCGTCCCGGAGGTCAACAGCACGGCCAGGCGCCGCACTCACCAGTGGACCCTTCGATGCCTCTCTTCCCGGCAGACAACCGCAACCCCTATGGACAAGGGCCTACTCGCACCCCAAGCCCGTACAACGGCTCTGCATCAACGCTTGGTGCCAACAATCACAACCAGTACCGCAACCAGAACAATGCCAGCCCTGCGCAGTACCGTTCCCAAAACAACGCCAG CCCTTGGCAACGTGGTGCCGGATATGAGCACTAG